The Anopheles coluzzii chromosome 2, AcolN3, whole genome shotgun sequence genome window below encodes:
- the LOC120949364 gene encoding histone H2A, whose protein sequence is MSGRGKGGKVKGKAKSRSNRAGLQFPVGRIHRLLRKGNYAERVGAGAPVYLAAVMEYLAAEVLELAGNAARDNKKTRIIPRHLQLAIRNDEELNKLLSGVTIAQGGVLPNIQAVLLPKKTEKKA, encoded by the coding sequence ATGTCTGGCCgtggaaagggaggaaaggtAAAGGGAAAGGCAAAGTCCCGTTCCAACCGTGCCGGTCTTCAGTTCCCCGTTGGCCGTATTCATCGTCTCCTGCGCAAGGGTAACTATGCCGAGCGCGTCGGTGCCGGAGCACCCGTGTATCTGGCAGCCGTCATGGAATACTTGGCCGCTGAAGTGCTTGAGTTGGCCGGAAACGCTGCCCGTGACAACAAGAAGACGCGCATCATCCCGCGTCATCTGCAGCTGGCCATCCGCAACGACGAGGAGTTGAACAAGCTGCTGTCCGGAGTAACCATCGCTCAGGGTGGTGTGCTGCCCAACATTCAGGCCGTGCTGCTGCCCAAGAAGACCGAAAAGAAGGCTTAA
- the LOC120949383 gene encoding histone H2B translates to MAPKTSGKAAKKSGKAQKNISKSDKKKKRKTRKESYAIYIYKVLKQVHPDTGISSKAMSIMNSFVNDIFERIAAEASRLAHYNKRSTITSREIQTAVRLLLPGELAKHAVSEGTKAVTKYTSSK, encoded by the coding sequence ATGGCACCCAAAACCAGTGGAAAAGCTGCGAAGAAGTCTGGCAAGGcccagaaaaatatttccaagtccgacaagaaaaagaagcgcaAGACCCGCAAGGAAAGCTACGCTATTTACATCTACAAAGTGTTGAAGCAAGTCCACCCGGATACTGGCATCTCTTCGAAGGCCATGAGCATCATGAACAGTTTCGTCAACGATATCTTCGAACGCATTGCTGCTGAGGCATCCCGCTTGGCGCACTACAACAAGCGTTCGACGATCACGTCCCGCGAAATCCAAACCGCTGttcgtctgctgctgcctggTGAGCTTGCCAAGCACGCCGTCTCCGAAGGAACGAAGGCTGTCACAAAGTACACCAGCTCGAAGTAA